The following coding sequences are from one Megachile rotundata isolate GNS110a chromosome 13, iyMegRotu1, whole genome shotgun sequence window:
- the LOC100881101 gene encoding uncharacterized protein LOC100881101 isoform X4: MSITISQSTTVVTLFQIWLKRQPVYSSRSVVVGYCVSRNDLAGVITHQIKCCALCLYKNSRRKFRQFCKTAVITCSEIKGGEMAPTRVILMSCGSYNPPTNMHLRMFEIARDHLHRMGTHIVVGGVISPVHDAYAKKELASATHRCAMLRLALQNSDWIKLSSWETRQNGWTKTRISLQHHQNLLNSVLFDSNNIKHNVSSEDLEWIPENVKNCSDHTPIQIKLLCGADLLESFGTYDLWAEEDIDAIVGEHGLVVITREGSNPNKFIYDSDILSKHMHNIYIVTEWIPNEVSSTRIRRALKRGESVRYLLQDSVIDYVYKHGIYDAKTSSTIKLELTSPNANNYLTIDSKYQSTFLTPSPSDVTMESPSPIEIISIDVPDTVLRKNIQNATSVACVASRHGGLEEAREKFINALVAENGYSKTCMPTVRQIVDCLVAARPMPIRCGPCLTAKRTNTATNNRGSNGSSRVSSTANSNNINSYINNNKNVHAYENIRCFRDRD, encoded by the exons ATGTCGATAACCATCTCTCAATCGACTACAGTAGTCACGTTATTTCAAATATGGCTGAAACGTCAGCCCGTGTACAGTTCGCGCAGTGTGGTTGTTGGTTACTGTGTGTCACGCAACGATTTAGCTGGTGTCATTACGCATCAAATTAAATGTTGTGCGCTCTGTTTGTACAAAAATTCGAGAAGGAAGTTTCGGCAGTTTTGTAAAACTGCTGTCATCACATGCAGCGAGATAAAAGGCGGAGAAATGGCACCAACGCGTGTTATTCTTATGTCCTGTGGCAGTTATAACCCTCCGACCAATATGCATTTAAGAATGTTTG aGATAGCAAGAGACCATCTTCACAGAATGGGAACTCATATCGTGGTTGGTGGTGTTATATCGCCTGTACACGACGCTTATGCTAAAAAAGAACTTGCAAGCGCTACACACAGGTGTGCCATGTTGAGGCTAGCCTTGCAGAACAGTGATTGGATTAAACTTAGCTCATGGGAAACTAGACAGAATGGTTGGACAAAGACTAGGATAAGTTTACAGCATCATCAGAATTTATTGAACTCTGTTCTATTTGATTCAAACAATATTAAACACAATGTGTCGAGCGAAGATTTGGAATGGATACCAGAGAATGTGAAGAACTGTTCTGACCACACTCCCATTCAGATTAAATTATTGTGCGGCGCTGATTTGTTAGAGAGCTTTGGAACTTATGATCTCTGGGCAGAAGAGGAT ATCGACGCAATCGTTGGAGAACATGGTCTTGTGGTCATCACTAGGGAAGGATCTAATCccaataaatttatatacgATTCGGACATTCTTTCCAAACATATG CACAATATATACATAGTGACCGAGTGGATTCCAAACGAAGTTAGCTCAACTAGAATAAGAAGGGCACTGAAGAGAGGCGAGAGTGTCAGATATCTCCTACAAGATTCTGTGATCGACTATGTCTACAAACACGGGATTTACGATGCAAAGACATCGTCGACAAT TAAGTTGGAACTGACCTCGCCAAACGCGAATAATTACTTGACCATTGATTCGAAGTACCAAAGCACCTTTCTCACGCCGTCGCCTAGCGATGTAACCATGGAATCCCCGAGTCCGATCGAAATAATATCCATCGACGTGCCTGACACGGTTCTCCGTAAGAATATCCAGAACGCAACGAGCGTGGCTTGCGTCGCCTCGCGTCACGGCGGCCTCGAGGAGGCTCGCGAGAAATTCATTAACGCCCTCGTGGCGGAGAACG GGTACAGCAAAACCTGCATGCCTACTGTAAGACAGATAGTTGACTGTCTCGTTGCTGCTCGACCCATGCCAATCCGATGCGGCCCCTGCCTTACTGCTAAACGTACTAATACTGCTACGAACAATCGCGGTAGTAACGGCTCCAGTCGCGTTAGTAGCACGGCTAACAGCAACAACATCAACAGCTACATCAACAACAACAAGAACGTACACGCCTACGAGAACATTCGGTGCTTTAGGGACCGCGATTAG
- the LOC100881101 gene encoding nicotinamide/nicotinic acid mononucleotide adenylyltransferase 3 isoform X7 has protein sequence MSITISQSTTVVTLFQIWLKRQPVYSSRSVVVGYCVSRNDLAGVITHQIKCCALCLYKNSRRKFRQFCKTAVITCSEIKGGEMAPTRVILMSCGSYNPPTNMHLRMFEIARDHLHRMGTHIVVGGVISPVHDAYAKKELASATHRCAMLRLALQNSDWIKLSSWETRQNGWTKTRISLQHHQNLLNSVLFDSNNIKHNVSSEDLEWIPENVKNCSDHTPIQIKLLCGADLLESFGTYDLWAEEDIDAIVGEHGLVVITREGSNPNKFIYDSDILSKHMHNIYIVTEWIPNEVSSTRIRRALKRGESVRYLLQDSVIDYVYKHGIYDAKTSSTMVQQNLHAYCKTDS, from the exons ATGTCGATAACCATCTCTCAATCGACTACAGTAGTCACGTTATTTCAAATATGGCTGAAACGTCAGCCCGTGTACAGTTCGCGCAGTGTGGTTGTTGGTTACTGTGTGTCACGCAACGATTTAGCTGGTGTCATTACGCATCAAATTAAATGTTGTGCGCTCTGTTTGTACAAAAATTCGAGAAGGAAGTTTCGGCAGTTTTGTAAAACTGCTGTCATCACATGCAGCGAGATAAAAGGCGGAGAAATGGCACCAACGCGTGTTATTCTTATGTCCTGTGGCAGTTATAACCCTCCGACCAATATGCATTTAAGAATGTTTG aGATAGCAAGAGACCATCTTCACAGAATGGGAACTCATATCGTGGTTGGTGGTGTTATATCGCCTGTACACGACGCTTATGCTAAAAAAGAACTTGCAAGCGCTACACACAGGTGTGCCATGTTGAGGCTAGCCTTGCAGAACAGTGATTGGATTAAACTTAGCTCATGGGAAACTAGACAGAATGGTTGGACAAAGACTAGGATAAGTTTACAGCATCATCAGAATTTATTGAACTCTGTTCTATTTGATTCAAACAATATTAAACACAATGTGTCGAGCGAAGATTTGGAATGGATACCAGAGAATGTGAAGAACTGTTCTGACCACACTCCCATTCAGATTAAATTATTGTGCGGCGCTGATTTGTTAGAGAGCTTTGGAACTTATGATCTCTGGGCAGAAGAGGAT ATCGACGCAATCGTTGGAGAACATGGTCTTGTGGTCATCACTAGGGAAGGATCTAATCccaataaatttatatacgATTCGGACATTCTTTCCAAACATATG CACAATATATACATAGTGACCGAGTGGATTCCAAACGAAGTTAGCTCAACTAGAATAAGAAGGGCACTGAAGAGAGGCGAGAGTGTCAGATATCTCCTACAAGATTCTGTGATCGACTATGTCTACAAACACGGGATTTACGATGCAAAGACATCGTCGACAAT GGTACAGCAAAACCTGCATGCCTACTGTAAGACAGATAGTTGA
- the LOC100881101 gene encoding nicotinamide/nicotinic acid mononucleotide adenylyltransferase 1 isoform X6, with translation MSITISQSTTVVTLFQIWLKRQPVYSSRSVVVGYCVSRNDLAGVITHQIKCCALCLYKNSRRKFRQFCKTAVITCSEIKGGEMAPTRVILMSCGSYNPPTNMHLRMFEIARDHLHRMGTHIVVGGVISPVHDAYAKKELASATHRCAMLRLALQNSDWIKLSSWETRQNGWTKTRISLQHHQNLLNSVLFDSNNIKHNVSSEDLEWIPENVKNCSDHTPIQIKLLCGADLLESFGTYDLWAEEDIDAIVGEHGLVVITREGSNPNKFIYDSDILSKHMHNIYIVTEWIPNEVSSTRIRRALKRGESVRYLLQDSVIDYVYKHGIYDAKTSSTIKLELTSPNANNYLTIDSKYQSTFLTPSPSDVTMESPSPIEIISIDVPDTVLRKNIQNATSVACVASRHGGLEEAREKFINALVAENGNAKHITTAKAAYPGLAKQIIATETGESQILDEGTAKPACLL, from the exons ATGTCGATAACCATCTCTCAATCGACTACAGTAGTCACGTTATTTCAAATATGGCTGAAACGTCAGCCCGTGTACAGTTCGCGCAGTGTGGTTGTTGGTTACTGTGTGTCACGCAACGATTTAGCTGGTGTCATTACGCATCAAATTAAATGTTGTGCGCTCTGTTTGTACAAAAATTCGAGAAGGAAGTTTCGGCAGTTTTGTAAAACTGCTGTCATCACATGCAGCGAGATAAAAGGCGGAGAAATGGCACCAACGCGTGTTATTCTTATGTCCTGTGGCAGTTATAACCCTCCGACCAATATGCATTTAAGAATGTTTG aGATAGCAAGAGACCATCTTCACAGAATGGGAACTCATATCGTGGTTGGTGGTGTTATATCGCCTGTACACGACGCTTATGCTAAAAAAGAACTTGCAAGCGCTACACACAGGTGTGCCATGTTGAGGCTAGCCTTGCAGAACAGTGATTGGATTAAACTTAGCTCATGGGAAACTAGACAGAATGGTTGGACAAAGACTAGGATAAGTTTACAGCATCATCAGAATTTATTGAACTCTGTTCTATTTGATTCAAACAATATTAAACACAATGTGTCGAGCGAAGATTTGGAATGGATACCAGAGAATGTGAAGAACTGTTCTGACCACACTCCCATTCAGATTAAATTATTGTGCGGCGCTGATTTGTTAGAGAGCTTTGGAACTTATGATCTCTGGGCAGAAGAGGAT ATCGACGCAATCGTTGGAGAACATGGTCTTGTGGTCATCACTAGGGAAGGATCTAATCccaataaatttatatacgATTCGGACATTCTTTCCAAACATATG CACAATATATACATAGTGACCGAGTGGATTCCAAACGAAGTTAGCTCAACTAGAATAAGAAGGGCACTGAAGAGAGGCGAGAGTGTCAGATATCTCCTACAAGATTCTGTGATCGACTATGTCTACAAACACGGGATTTACGATGCAAAGACATCGTCGACAAT TAAGTTGGAACTGACCTCGCCAAACGCGAATAATTACTTGACCATTGATTCGAAGTACCAAAGCACCTTTCTCACGCCGTCGCCTAGCGATGTAACCATGGAATCCCCGAGTCCGATCGAAATAATATCCATCGACGTGCCTGACACGGTTCTCCGTAAGAATATCCAGAACGCAACGAGCGTGGCTTGCGTCGCCTCGCGTCACGGCGGCCTCGAGGAGGCTCGCGAGAAATTCATTAACGCCCTCGTGGCGGAGAACGGTAACGCCAAACACATAACGACCGCGAAGGCCGCGTATCCAGGTCTCGCGAAACAGATCATCGCCACCGAAACCGGCGAGTCGCAGATCCTCGACGAG GGTACAGCAAAACCTGCATGCCTACTGTAA
- the LOC100881101 gene encoding uncharacterized protein LOC100881101 isoform X2: MSITISQSTTVVTLFQIWLKRQPVYSSRSVVVGYCVSRNDLAGVITHQIKCCALCLYKNSRRKFRQFCKTAVITCSEIKGGEMAPTRVILMSCGSYNPPTNMHLRMFEIARDHLHRMGTHIVVGGVISPVHDAYAKKELASATHRCAMLRLALQNSDWIKLSSWETRQNGWTKTRISLQHHQNLLNSVLFDSNNIKHNVSSEDLEWIPENVKNCSDHTPIQIKLLCGADLLESFGTYDLWAEEDIDAIVGEHGLVVITREGSNPNKFIYDSDILSKHMHNIYIVTEWIPNEVSSTRIRRALKRGESVRYLLQDSVIDYVYKHGIYDAKTSSTIKLELTSPNANNYLTIDSKYQSTFLTPSPSDVTMESPSPIEIISIDVPDTVLRKNIQNATSVACVASRHGGLEEAREKFINALVAENGNAKHITTAKAAYPGLAKQIIATETGESQILDEVGFVDDDRKIRKVVRVQPRSSQLEEICPSRVATSSKHEANAKCSETKDSVKSSEGVVRTLPENDLDEAGLKKERDSKSPVSSSVVSTTCAVDNSGRHECALSDFSVDKEDYRLTRYGLDDAAEDDNREDSPLEKERSNDDTSKDEQVDRKDLDQDIFSSDAVRCPNTQVLVLVSAMIHNPFEKEGALIMEENEVQGKSEITIYKGESDGSIDKLSVLVQSPVPSSLSDESTVKIQEIIEDVSDNAKESSNDSLMISSKRDAIEIDGKYVKSVVNARKSPRRTKNGQMRLYESETKLDDAKKTEKKEKKSTDSCTQSDETFYKTVSKSSRSPRRSRSKVASEAYESTTTSDEKSKKARRYDSSLKGSLDSVIASNDSRTVSRRRSRTDEMFSKKSKSYESIKRMQEVRYEDPSKADSTSQLITTNELDMEVDEFCSLCCDINEMSLRTEEGISSPSYDNFYTLEDGCFICRSWTVRDHADRLCEICLNQDGWLWESSCRSLPKNRSKVADTTVTDPSLDEDSFEIENCGFQNGPGSTSDRKQETDIASESFDFSDSFLSNKRSRDKYFIPKDELAILSSGSRRVNRKGSLLRKKPTEDPTNVSQDKRRYSSVDNLQLAKTSSRSNDKVLGSKNNKLIGSADNIRASKSSRRCKSLQRSADNVRYVDSSTDNLDSLVDSLDREDDFEDQKEKMKARDNETGTAKPACLL, translated from the exons ATGTCGATAACCATCTCTCAATCGACTACAGTAGTCACGTTATTTCAAATATGGCTGAAACGTCAGCCCGTGTACAGTTCGCGCAGTGTGGTTGTTGGTTACTGTGTGTCACGCAACGATTTAGCTGGTGTCATTACGCATCAAATTAAATGTTGTGCGCTCTGTTTGTACAAAAATTCGAGAAGGAAGTTTCGGCAGTTTTGTAAAACTGCTGTCATCACATGCAGCGAGATAAAAGGCGGAGAAATGGCACCAACGCGTGTTATTCTTATGTCCTGTGGCAGTTATAACCCTCCGACCAATATGCATTTAAGAATGTTTG aGATAGCAAGAGACCATCTTCACAGAATGGGAACTCATATCGTGGTTGGTGGTGTTATATCGCCTGTACACGACGCTTATGCTAAAAAAGAACTTGCAAGCGCTACACACAGGTGTGCCATGTTGAGGCTAGCCTTGCAGAACAGTGATTGGATTAAACTTAGCTCATGGGAAACTAGACAGAATGGTTGGACAAAGACTAGGATAAGTTTACAGCATCATCAGAATTTATTGAACTCTGTTCTATTTGATTCAAACAATATTAAACACAATGTGTCGAGCGAAGATTTGGAATGGATACCAGAGAATGTGAAGAACTGTTCTGACCACACTCCCATTCAGATTAAATTATTGTGCGGCGCTGATTTGTTAGAGAGCTTTGGAACTTATGATCTCTGGGCAGAAGAGGAT ATCGACGCAATCGTTGGAGAACATGGTCTTGTGGTCATCACTAGGGAAGGATCTAATCccaataaatttatatacgATTCGGACATTCTTTCCAAACATATG CACAATATATACATAGTGACCGAGTGGATTCCAAACGAAGTTAGCTCAACTAGAATAAGAAGGGCACTGAAGAGAGGCGAGAGTGTCAGATATCTCCTACAAGATTCTGTGATCGACTATGTCTACAAACACGGGATTTACGATGCAAAGACATCGTCGACAAT TAAGTTGGAACTGACCTCGCCAAACGCGAATAATTACTTGACCATTGATTCGAAGTACCAAAGCACCTTTCTCACGCCGTCGCCTAGCGATGTAACCATGGAATCCCCGAGTCCGATCGAAATAATATCCATCGACGTGCCTGACACGGTTCTCCGTAAGAATATCCAGAACGCAACGAGCGTGGCTTGCGTCGCCTCGCGTCACGGCGGCCTCGAGGAGGCTCGCGAGAAATTCATTAACGCCCTCGTGGCGGAGAACGGTAACGCCAAACACATAACGACCGCGAAGGCCGCGTATCCAGGTCTCGCGAAACAGATCATCGCCACCGAAACCGGCGAGTCGCAGATCCTCGACGAGGTaggcttcgttgacgatgataGAAAGATCAGGAAGGTCGTCAGGGTGCAGCCCCGATCCAGTCAGCTGGAGGAGATATGTCCTAGCCGTGTCGCCACCTCGTCGAAACACGAGGCTAACGCGAAATGCTCCGAAACTAAAGATAGCGTTAAGTCTAGCGAGGGTGTAGTTCGAACGTTGCCCGAGAACGACCTCGATGAGGCAGGATTAAAGAAAGAACGCGATAGCAAATCTCCGGTATCGTCTTCGGTTGTTTCCACGACTTGTGCGGTCGATAACAGTGGACGACACGAGTGCGCCTTGTCGGACTTCAGCGTGGACAAGGAGGATTACAGACTCACGCGATACGGTCTGGACGATGCAGCCGAAGACGACAACCGGGAAGATTCTCCGTTAGAAAAAGAACGTTCGAACGACGACACCTCTAAGGACGAGCAGGTTGATCGAAAGGATTTAGATCAGGATATCTTTTCTAGCGATGCCGTGCGATGTCCCAATACACAGGTGTTAGTGTTAGTTAGCGCCATGATCCACAATCCGTTCGAGAAGGAGGGAGCGTTGATCATGGAGGAGAACGAGGTGCAGGGTAAGAGCGAGATCACGATATACAAGGGTGAATCCGACGGTAGTATCGATAAGCTGAGCGTGCTGGTACAGTCGCCTGTGCCGTCGTCCCTTAGCGACGAGAGTACGGTCAAGATACAAGAAATAATCGAGGACGTGTCCGACAACGCTAAAGAAAGCTCCAATGATTCATTGATGATCTCGTCGAAACGGGACGCGATCGAGATCGACGGTAAGTATGTCAAGTCCGTGGTGAACGCTCGGAAGAGTCCCAGGAGGACGAAGAACGGTCAGATGAGGTTGTACGAGAGCGAGACGAAACTCGACGATGCGAAGAAAACGGAGAAAAAGGAGAAGAAAAGCACAGACTCCTGCACGCAATCCGACGAGACGTTCTATAAGACGGTATCCAAGTCGTCGAGGAGCCCCAGGAGATCCCGATCGAAGGTGGCCAGCGAAGCGTACGAATCCACGACGACCAGCGACGAGAAATCGAAAAAGGCCAGACGATACGACTCGTCGCTGAAAGGCAGCCTAGACTCGGTAATCGCGTCCAACGATTCGAGAACGGTGTCCAGAAGAAGATCGAGAACGGACGAGATGTTCTCGAAGAAGTCGAAGAGCTACGAGTCCATCAAAAGGATGCAGGAGGTGCGCTACGAAGACCCCTCCAAAGCGGACAGCACATCGCAGCTGATTACGACCAACGAGCTGGACATGGAGGTCGACGAGTTCTGTTCCCTTTGTTGCGACATTAACGAAATGTCCTTGAGAACGGAAGAGGGAATCTCGAGTCCCAGTTACGACAACTTTTACACCCTGGAGGACGGATGCTTCATCTGCAGGTCCTGGACCGTGAGGGATCACGCGGATAGGTTGTGCGAGATATGCTTAAATCAAGACGGCTGGCTGTGGGAGTCTTCTTGCAGGAGTCTGCCCAAGAACAGATCCAAAGTCGCGGATACGACCGTGACGGATCCGTCGTTGGACGAGGACAGCTTCGAGATCGAAAACTGTGGCTTCCAGAATGGTCCTGGGTCCACGAGCGACCGGAAACAGGAAACCGACATCGCATCAGAGTCTTTCGACTTCTCGGATTCGTTCCTCTCGAACAAGAGGTCCAGAGACAAGTACTTTATCCCGAAGGACGAACTGGCCATCTTGTCCAGCGGCTCCAGACGCGTAAATCGCAAAGGATCTTTGTTGAGGAAAAAGCCAACCGAGGATCCGACGAATGTTTCTCAGGATAAACGACGCTACTCGTCCGTCGACAATCTTCAGTTAGCGAAAACGTCTTCCAGAAGCAACGACAAGGTTCTCGGGTCCAAGAACAACAAACTGATCGGGTCTGCGGACAACATACGTGCCTCGAAGAGCTCCAGACGGTGCAAGTCCTTGCAGAGATCCGCGGACAACGTGCGATACGTTGACTCGTCGACGGACAACCTGGACTCCCTCGTGGACAGTCTGGACAGGGAGGACGATTTTGAGGATCAGAAGGAAAAAATGAAGGCCAGAGACAACGAAACG GGTACAGCAAAACCTGCATGCCTACTGTAA
- the LOC100881101 gene encoding uncharacterized protein LOC100881101 isoform X3 — MGTHIVVGGVISPVHDAYAKKELASATHRCAMLRLALQNSDWIKLSSWETRQNGWTKTRISLQHHQNLLNSVLFDSNNIKHNVSSEDLEWIPENVKNCSDHTPIQIKLLCGADLLESFGTYDLWAEEDIDAIVGEHGLVVITREGSNPNKFIYDSDILSKHMHNIYIVTEWIPNEVSSTRIRRALKRGESVRYLLQDSVIDYVYKHGIYDAKTSSTIKLELTSPNANNYLTIDSKYQSTFLTPSPSDVTMESPSPIEIISIDVPDTVLRKNIQNATSVACVASRHGGLEEAREKFINALVAENGNAKHITTAKAAYPGLAKQIIATETGESQILDEVGFVDDDRKIRKVVRVQPRSSQLEEICPSRVATSSKHEANAKCSETKDSVKSSEGVVRTLPENDLDEAGLKKERDSKSPVSSSVVSTTCAVDNSGRHECALSDFSVDKEDYRLTRYGLDDAAEDDNREDSPLEKERSNDDTSKDEQVDRKDLDQDIFSSDAVRCPNTQVLVLVSAMIHNPFEKEGALIMEENEVQGKSEITIYKGESDGSIDKLSVLVQSPVPSSLSDESTVKIQEIIEDVSDNAKESSNDSLMISSKRDAIEIDGKYVKSVVNARKSPRRTKNGQMRLYESETKLDDAKKTEKKEKKSTDSCTQSDETFYKTVSKSSRSPRRSRSKVASEAYESTTTSDEKSKKARRYDSSLKGSLDSVIASNDSRTVSRRRSRTDEMFSKKSKSYESIKRMQEVRYEDPSKADSTSQLITTNELDMEVDEFCSLCCDINEMSLRTEEGISSPSYDNFYTLEDGCFICRSWTVRDHADRLCEICLNQDGWLWESSCRSLPKNRSKVADTTVTDPSLDEDSFEIENCGFQNGPGSTSDRKQETDIASESFDFSDSFLSNKRSRDKYFIPKDELAILSSGSRRVNRKGSLLRKKPTEDPTNVSQDKRRYSSVDNLQLAKTSSRSNDKVLGSKNNKLIGSADNIRASKSSRRCKSLQRSADNVRYVDSSTDNLDSLVDSLDREDDFEDQKEKMKARDNETVKMILTKHGIKIISEKETAL, encoded by the exons ATGGGAACTCATATCGTGGTTGGTGGTGTTATATCGCCTGTACACGACGCTTATGCTAAAAAAGAACTTGCAAGCGCTACACACAGGTGTGCCATGTTGAGGCTAGCCTTGCAGAACAGTGATTGGATTAAACTTAGCTCATGGGAAACTAGACAGAATGGTTGGACAAAGACTAGGATAAGTTTACAGCATCATCAGAATTTATTGAACTCTGTTCTATTTGATTCAAACAATATTAAACACAATGTGTCGAGCGAAGATTTGGAATGGATACCAGAGAATGTGAAGAACTGTTCTGACCACACTCCCATTCAGATTAAATTATTGTGCGGCGCTGATTTGTTAGAGAGCTTTGGAACTTATGATCTCTGGGCAGAAGAGGAT ATCGACGCAATCGTTGGAGAACATGGTCTTGTGGTCATCACTAGGGAAGGATCTAATCccaataaatttatatacgATTCGGACATTCTTTCCAAACATATG CACAATATATACATAGTGACCGAGTGGATTCCAAACGAAGTTAGCTCAACTAGAATAAGAAGGGCACTGAAGAGAGGCGAGAGTGTCAGATATCTCCTACAAGATTCTGTGATCGACTATGTCTACAAACACGGGATTTACGATGCAAAGACATCGTCGACAAT TAAGTTGGAACTGACCTCGCCAAACGCGAATAATTACTTGACCATTGATTCGAAGTACCAAAGCACCTTTCTCACGCCGTCGCCTAGCGATGTAACCATGGAATCCCCGAGTCCGATCGAAATAATATCCATCGACGTGCCTGACACGGTTCTCCGTAAGAATATCCAGAACGCAACGAGCGTGGCTTGCGTCGCCTCGCGTCACGGCGGCCTCGAGGAGGCTCGCGAGAAATTCATTAACGCCCTCGTGGCGGAGAACGGTAACGCCAAACACATAACGACCGCGAAGGCCGCGTATCCAGGTCTCGCGAAACAGATCATCGCCACCGAAACCGGCGAGTCGCAGATCCTCGACGAGGTaggcttcgttgacgatgataGAAAGATCAGGAAGGTCGTCAGGGTGCAGCCCCGATCCAGTCAGCTGGAGGAGATATGTCCTAGCCGTGTCGCCACCTCGTCGAAACACGAGGCTAACGCGAAATGCTCCGAAACTAAAGATAGCGTTAAGTCTAGCGAGGGTGTAGTTCGAACGTTGCCCGAGAACGACCTCGATGAGGCAGGATTAAAGAAAGAACGCGATAGCAAATCTCCGGTATCGTCTTCGGTTGTTTCCACGACTTGTGCGGTCGATAACAGTGGACGACACGAGTGCGCCTTGTCGGACTTCAGCGTGGACAAGGAGGATTACAGACTCACGCGATACGGTCTGGACGATGCAGCCGAAGACGACAACCGGGAAGATTCTCCGTTAGAAAAAGAACGTTCGAACGACGACACCTCTAAGGACGAGCAGGTTGATCGAAAGGATTTAGATCAGGATATCTTTTCTAGCGATGCCGTGCGATGTCCCAATACACAGGTGTTAGTGTTAGTTAGCGCCATGATCCACAATCCGTTCGAGAAGGAGGGAGCGTTGATCATGGAGGAGAACGAGGTGCAGGGTAAGAGCGAGATCACGATATACAAGGGTGAATCCGACGGTAGTATCGATAAGCTGAGCGTGCTGGTACAGTCGCCTGTGCCGTCGTCCCTTAGCGACGAGAGTACGGTCAAGATACAAGAAATAATCGAGGACGTGTCCGACAACGCTAAAGAAAGCTCCAATGATTCATTGATGATCTCGTCGAAACGGGACGCGATCGAGATCGACGGTAAGTATGTCAAGTCCGTGGTGAACGCTCGGAAGAGTCCCAGGAGGACGAAGAACGGTCAGATGAGGTTGTACGAGAGCGAGACGAAACTCGACGATGCGAAGAAAACGGAGAAAAAGGAGAAGAAAAGCACAGACTCCTGCACGCAATCCGACGAGACGTTCTATAAGACGGTATCCAAGTCGTCGAGGAGCCCCAGGAGATCCCGATCGAAGGTGGCCAGCGAAGCGTACGAATCCACGACGACCAGCGACGAGAAATCGAAAAAGGCCAGACGATACGACTCGTCGCTGAAAGGCAGCCTAGACTCGGTAATCGCGTCCAACGATTCGAGAACGGTGTCCAGAAGAAGATCGAGAACGGACGAGATGTTCTCGAAGAAGTCGAAGAGCTACGAGTCCATCAAAAGGATGCAGGAGGTGCGCTACGAAGACCCCTCCAAAGCGGACAGCACATCGCAGCTGATTACGACCAACGAGCTGGACATGGAGGTCGACGAGTTCTGTTCCCTTTGTTGCGACATTAACGAAATGTCCTTGAGAACGGAAGAGGGAATCTCGAGTCCCAGTTACGACAACTTTTACACCCTGGAGGACGGATGCTTCATCTGCAGGTCCTGGACCGTGAGGGATCACGCGGATAGGTTGTGCGAGATATGCTTAAATCAAGACGGCTGGCTGTGGGAGTCTTCTTGCAGGAGTCTGCCCAAGAACAGATCCAAAGTCGCGGATACGACCGTGACGGATCCGTCGTTGGACGAGGACAGCTTCGAGATCGAAAACTGTGGCTTCCAGAATGGTCCTGGGTCCACGAGCGACCGGAAACAGGAAACCGACATCGCATCAGAGTCTTTCGACTTCTCGGATTCGTTCCTCTCGAACAAGAGGTCCAGAGACAAGTACTTTATCCCGAAGGACGAACTGGCCATCTTGTCCAGCGGCTCCAGACGCGTAAATCGCAAAGGATCTTTGTTGAGGAAAAAGCCAACCGAGGATCCGACGAATGTTTCTCAGGATAAACGACGCTACTCGTCCGTCGACAATCTTCAGTTAGCGAAAACGTCTTCCAGAAGCAACGACAAGGTTCTCGGGTCCAAGAACAACAAACTGATCGGGTCTGCGGACAACATACGTGCCTCGAAGAGCTCCAGACGGTGCAAGTCCTTGCAGAGATCCGCGGACAACGTGCGATACGTTGACTCGTCGACGGACAACCTGGACTCCCTCGTGGACAGTCTGGACAGGGAGGACGATTTTGAGGATCAGAAGGAAAAAATGAAGGCCAGAGACAACGAAACGGTAAAGATGATCCTGACTAAACACGGCATCAAGATAATCAGCGAGAAGGAGACGGCTCTGTAA